Below is a window of Penaeus monodon isolate SGIC_2016 chromosome 13, NSTDA_Pmon_1, whole genome shotgun sequence DNA.
taccatcaaCCTCATCTATATAAATCCTGCCATTTTACCGTTGTCATATTTTTTACtactataatagtaattattgttgtgtttatcgttatagtattattaacaCGTTTGGTATCCATAATTGCAGTGTAGTGATTACTGTTACTTTTTCTAATTGTAATATAACTAATTACAAATTCTGCTACCAGTAGGAACAGTAGCAATAGCGGGGGATTTGAAATGAGATGTTTGTATACAACTCTTTAATCACCTGAATGCNNNNNNNNNNNNNNNNNNNNNNNNNNNNNNNNNNNNNNNNNNNNNNNNNNNNNNNNNNNNNNNNNNNNNNNNNNNNNNNNNNNNNNNNNNNNNNNNNNNNGGAACTGGTATGGGTGAAAGGAGCATCAGAATAGGCAATGTAGTCTGCACAAAGTGCCTCTGCCATTTTCCATGAATTGATCTGTGACTCTATTTCAGCAATAATCTGAAAAAATAATGCATGCAATTAATCTTAAAACATAACAATTAATAAGATaactattaataatttttttaatcctAAAAAGTAAGGCTATCCATTTATAAATTTCTCTATGAATCTAAACAGACTTTAATGACCAACCATGGGGTTGGGAAGTGACCAAAATAAAGAGGTGCAAAGGTTTTTCTGAAGGTCACTTTAAGGTCTTAATtaaaaaagatgagaggaaaaaaaggcaagcaagcaagcaaataaataaaagtttgttTTGTTGTCACttgttttctttcccatttcataTTTACTAAAATTCATCGTTTGTACTATAAccctttataaatataataatgtaagcTTATAAACATCTGTAAGTATAACAACATACATCTGGTTGGATTTATTACCGCATGTTAAAACATTTTAGGGTCACTAGTCCATGTTAATACAGCATTTAGGGTCGCAACCAAAAAAGGATGGAAAGCACTGCTCTAAACCTTAAATCTCTAATAGCATCTCACCTGAGAATGATACTGTTGTTTATGTAAAGCATCCTCTTTTATATGATCTTCAAATTTCTGCTGTTGCAATTGTTGTTGCTGCTCTTGTGCAAGAAGGGACTCCTGCAGAGCTAACAACTGctgtttgatgataatgaagtcTTGCATTTGGAAGAAAGGTTCATCCATGGAGCTAACAGAACCTCGGTTAGGAGTTGAGGGTAGCATAATGGATTCTTCTAACACCTGTAGAGTCTCAGATAACTTTCGAGAGATTTCAGATGACACTGTAGTACAATCTCCTTGTGTTGCATTAAGGAGCTGAAGAGGCTTATAAGTTGTATTGCTTCCAGCTGCACTGTCACGCAAATTCTCAATCTGTAAATTAGATttggtataaaagaaaaatataagaataaaacgggcaaaaattatttacaataaaatattactatatctacaAACACTGAACTTGGTGCTCATAAGAAAGCacatttgaaatttattttcctGAAGTCCACAATTAAGAACTTTCTCGcccttaaataaataataatgtctcATAGAGATCTAAAAGAAGTCCTCTACTAAAGcagcaagaataataaataagttaattttgttttagtttatatAAAACTTTCTTTGCCAATAAAGTAAAGAGTACAAGCAAATTAATATAAAGTCAACTTAgattctctacctcctcttccagTTCACGAATCCTTGTGGCAGTTCCCTGGGATTCTCGCTCTTCTAGCTGCATCTGTAGTGCATTGGCAGTCTCCTGTAGATGAAGGTTCTTCTGTTCCTTACTCTCTAGCTCTGACTGCACTCTCAGGAGTTCACTCTCCAAGGTTTCAATGCGAGAGATTTGTTCATCTAGTTCCCTTAGCTTATCCATCAAGATCATCATCTGTGAAAAGGGTGATTCGAAGGTTTCTCCATTTTATTTACTGCTTAACCGCTTAATCATCATTAAAAGTAAATATGTCACTAGAATACTAGACCACTAAAGCAAAGTCTCTACCTCTTGGAGCTTCAAGTTTTGTTCATCAACCAATTGCTGAGTGGcttgttgttcttgctgtgaTGTCTCCAGTTGTTGTTTGAGTTCAGCATTACTTGATTTTAGCCTTGAAACAAAGGCAAAAACAATTGGTTAAGTCAGGATATGACTAAGTATATGAAGACCAATGAAAATAGACTAAAGCAATAATTTTCCTAGATTTACTTactctttatcatgattattaattttgAACTTGGCAATCTAATCTTTAATTTGCCTAGTGACCATTTAAACTAAATTTCAGCTGGTTAAAATAATACAGCAACCCATGAAATAAAGTTTCCTTAAGTACTGATGTTGCTTAATAggacactttattttattttgttaaaaagtaATGTCCTTCTCacctttttttgtgatatttttcttGAATTCCTGCAATTCAGATATTAAAAACTTACATGCAAGCACTAAATGAGAATCAAGGAatcatcagaagaaaaaaaaaaatgattgatttAAATGACTTCTTTGTGAATGATAATCTTGATTCTGAATTATTACTGGTCAAATCTATAGCACAGTACTCACCTACTTAACAAATACAAATCAACCTTGCTAAAAATCATAATTTCTGAGCCAAAAGTTCTTCCCTAAACTCACTCACAGTAGGATATCTCCATTCTATTCAAAAGCCAGACAACAGTGTTTGTGCACAGTCAGCTGCTCAAATTAAAATCTAAGTGTAATAGACATACATTTACCCTACTCTCTATACCAGTGGCTCCCAAGCTGGGGGTCATGTAGCAGAATGTAAGGGGCCCATAATCTGAGGACATGTACCTTAAAACACAAAGTTTAGCAGGTAGACAGTGGAGGGATCTTACAGGTTCAGTACAGGTTAGTGCAAAGAATTGCTGCCAAACACACAAGTAACAAATTTCTTTCATCTGATTATATGTTCTTGGCATAAAACAAGACATTGATTTGGAACCCACAAAATTGTAGAATTTGTATGAGTGTCTTTTATATGGACCAAATAAGTGGGTAACAACCAGAAAAAGATTGAGAGCCACTGCTCTTTACTCTTTGGCTGTAGCATAATTTTTTAAAGGATAGTTTTCTTTTCAGTGACCACACCTGTACATGCTTGACTATGCATAATATGATTAGACCTCATCTAGCATGAGTAGTTTTTGCAATGACAGGGCAATATCCTCACAAAACTTACTCTTGGATTTCTGCTTGATTCTCACGAAGCTCATTTAGTTCCTTCTCCAGTTGAGAAACGTGCATACTCCTCCTTCGAACTGTATCCACACTGGTGCTCTCATGGTTAGCTATCTCTTCCCAAGCAGCCTAGAAAGGTCAATAACCATATTACAAACTCTcctatcaatatcatttatttatttttatttatttatttttttcatgcccAGATTGAATTATTATCAGAGAACAATACTCACCTCCAAACTCCTCCTTAAATCATTCTCTTTGCCTTTCTGCTTTTCCAGAGCCAACTCCATTACCATGTCAAAGTCTTGCTTTTCATTCCGAAActgttttatgtttctttctttttcctcctggtAATGACTAAAAAACGTGAAAAATGTACTAGAAAATCGTCTTGACTACACCAGAAGATAAAGCACTTGAAATGCTCAAGAAAAGTTTTAAAGTTGCATAACCCTAGAACAAGAACAAGCTTTACAAAGATAGACAAATTGTTAGAGTATTCACATTTCAAATTTGAAGTCTCCAGTACATACAGTAGGGGGCTTcaggatattttaaaatatcacatCATATTCTTGTGCTAACACAATGCAAATATTGCTgctttaaataaattttgaaagtttCAAGTTGAAAGACCAAACatacatcccccccctccccttaacttttctctttcatcAAGGGTTTAGACTACCCCTaagttatattatctttaaatcgATCATAActgagatacataaatatatgaaataattaccaatGATGTTCTTAACCAAGTATATTTCTCTCGCAGTTTGAAGAGTTCTTTCTTAATACccaatcttatttcattttcctccatGAGTTCCTGATACTGTTCTTGCAAACTGGCCAAATCCTGGGTCTTGGACACAAGCGCGCTTGGCACCAGTAAGAGTGAGTTCGGAGTCTTTCAAAAGAATGCCCTTAGAGACGATTATTTCTTATCCTTGCAGCATCGAGCTGTTGCGTAAATTTGAACAAAAAGCTTCAGAAGTCTTCTAtttataaaattagaaataatagCACATAACTCATCTTAATTGCAAAAGTATAAGGTTCAACTCATACTTGAGGCCTACAATATCAAATGAATAACACCACAAcaatgaacaacaaaaataattaaaaggacaACAAAGCAGTGCAGCAAATATAGGTACAGACTCCCACAAGCAAATGTTCAAAAAAATCTCTCACTTTGGTATTATCAAGGGTCCATCAGCCACTTCAACTGGAAAAACTCTCTTCCAGCAACTGCAGCTCCCCTTCTGGAAAGCTCGAAAGTCACTAAGTTCTGCTGCCACTCCTGGCAACACTCATCTCTGTTACTCCAAATTTTGCTTCAGTTCTGTATTTCTTGCTCTCAATTAATGAGCTGAGTCCTGGGTGAACCAGGAGGCGATTACCTGCACTCTCTTTGGCGTACTTGGATATGGAGAGCGCAATAGGGTAGAAAATATAGTCGAtgttagataaataaaacaagaaaaacagttTTCCTGTATAAAAAATGTtgtattatatgagatataatcGATTCTTACATGTGCCTCAACTTGTAACAAACTGAAGGCCTCATCACCATAATTTAGGAATAGCAGAGTGCTTTTTATACCCCcccacaactccccccccccctctttcttcacaCAGTGATTACCTTTATAAAGATCAAACTCCAAAACCTGATGACTATCAAGTTCTACTTGCTATACTGTAACTgaccttttctattttctataaatTTGAGCAATGGTTATTGCTTACAAAATTAAAATCAAGTAAAACTGGCAAAAATTAATGAGAAAGGAATGAGGTGTGCATTATCCGTGAACGTTAACATAACTGAGAGGGAAACTAAGAAattaattatcacttttttataaaCAATTCCTTGGAACTCAACCTTATTTTTGGTAGCAAAAAAACTCTCTTCAGTCTGACACTCAGCATCAAGGAATTTGAGTTTGAAGAGTGCAGTCAATCATTGACTCTTCTCTTCCGCTTTGTCCCAAAACTTTTCACTGGGTTTGAAACTGCTCTCCAGTTTTCCTAATTTCGACTGTTCAGCCAAATCCATGTTGAAACTAAGGTCAGCCTTTCCAAAACCTAgagtatagaaataaatatgtacTCCAAATCTTTATTAAATAGTGATTAGtaacaaaatcatcaaagaggCTATTTGCTTTATCTCTTTCAAAA
It encodes the following:
- the LOC119579942 gene encoding ribosome-binding protein 1-like, with product MVMELALEKQKGKENDLRRSLEAAWEEIANHESTSVDTVRRRSMHVSQLEKELNELRENQAEIQELKSSNAELKQQLETSQQEQQATQQLVDEQNLKLQEMMILMDKLRELDEQISRIETLESELLRVQSELESKEQKNLHLQETANALQMQLEERESQGTATRIRELEEEIENLRDSAAGSNTTYKPLQLLNATQGDCTTVSSEISRKLSETLQVLEESIMLPSTPNRGSVSSMDEPFFQMQDFIIIKQQLLALQESLLAQEQQQQLQQQKFEDHIKEDALHKQQYHSQIIAEIESQINSWKMAEALCADYIAYSDAPFTHTNTEHRIDWFNNCLLPTDAPGYHRSLHILILYITRFVLNHIIVTSTTFTGDISTNRPSPVKIFPTTFLVRGSYLCFIYFCGLLYFAVAENGEPFALALVAGDAKPVLAKFTVRVKISLSYICAHYFHTKPPTTYKDPIPLLGNGKKLTTGSTTVRKSHRKRGLIFGQQAPFMQGGKSSLKGFVEVKIFKLTPGKRKQTWRWYFTKPKSPVMFPGKNTSKLPKSTKVPIVFPSLESRDNYEQQYGN